From a region of the Sulfuriferula plumbiphila genome:
- a CDS encoding Crp/Fnr family transcriptional regulator: MPAPPDIKDFRLAYLFRDLDRALLAQIAERACWRELDAGAPLFAKNDPGNRFYLVKTGTMKLFLLAEDGQEHVMELIGREQLFAEAVMFMGGRYPVHAAALEPTRLIAFDADFFLGLLRGNTDLCLALLAAMSRRVHGLVTEIDRLALQTGVQRFAQYLLAQPAQKTAGTRIVRLPATKQTIASLLGIQPETLSRILSKLRDDGLIQVSAETVVVLKPDALGRIS, from the coding sequence ATGCCAGCTCCACCCGACATCAAGGATTTCCGCCTCGCCTACCTGTTCCGCGATCTGGATCGGGCGCTGCTTGCACAAATCGCGGAGCGTGCGTGCTGGCGCGAGCTGGACGCCGGCGCACCGCTGTTCGCAAAAAATGATCCGGGCAACCGGTTTTATCTGGTCAAGACGGGGACGATGAAGCTGTTTCTGCTTGCGGAAGATGGGCAGGAACACGTCATGGAACTGATCGGGCGCGAGCAGCTGTTCGCCGAGGCGGTGATGTTCATGGGCGGGCGCTACCCGGTCCATGCAGCCGCGCTGGAGCCAACGCGACTGATTGCCTTCGACGCCGATTTTTTCCTGGGACTGCTGCGCGGCAATACGGATTTATGCCTGGCCCTGCTGGCTGCAATGAGTCGGCGCGTGCATGGCCTGGTTACGGAAATTGATCGTCTCGCCCTGCAAACCGGCGTGCAACGCTTTGCCCAATACCTGCTTGCCCAGCCCGCGCAAAAAACCGCCGGCACCCGCATTGTGCGCCTGCCGGCGACCAAACAGACGATTGCCTCGCTGCTGGGTATCCAGCCGGAGACGCTGTCGCGCATCCTGTCCAAGCTGCGTGACGACGGCTTGATCCAGGTCAGCGCTGAAACCGTCGTCGTGCTCAAGCCCGACGCGCTGGGTCGTATTTCCTGA
- a CDS encoding glycine cleavage system protein H — protein sequence MSEHRGCELPEDLYYDLDYVWVRPEEDGTCTIGLTDPAQTMSGKVQYVWIKDAGTHREWKKPMARLESGKWAGGIPAPFPGVIVARNETVLANPNLINIDPYHDAWLVRMKPDDPAMALAHLTTGSTAQEALKAWIERYGVQCMRCQD from the coding sequence ATGTCCGAACACCGCGGCTGCGAACTGCCGGAAGACCTCTACTACGATCTGGATTACGTCTGGGTGCGGCCGGAAGAAGACGGCACCTGCACCATCGGCCTCACCGACCCGGCGCAGACCATGTCGGGCAAGGTCCAGTATGTATGGATCAAGGACGCCGGCACCCATCGAGAATGGAAAAAACCGATGGCACGGCTGGAGTCGGGCAAGTGGGCGGGCGGCATCCCGGCGCCCTTCCCCGGCGTGATCGTGGCGCGCAACGAGACGGTACTGGCCAACCCCAACCTGATCAATATCGATCCCTACCACGACGCCTGGCTGGTGCGCATGAAGCCGGACGACCCGGCCATGGCGCTGGCCCATCTCACCACCGGCAGCACCGCACAGGAAGCGCTCAAGGCATGGATAGAGCGCTATGGCGTGCAGTGCATGCGCTGCCAGGATTAG
- a CDS encoding thioredoxin family protein, with amino-acid sequence MKVELLVSEWCASCHQSEKIWREVAEEKDIEFAVLDMGQPEGRALVSRLRLKTIPALVIDGELKGIGVQTFAEARAWVAGASARQKAGMQHAGLALSPDNRLFILGAMVYLMLGGLGLVINGALLSGPARPVALHLVTVGFMLMLVYGLGAHMLPRFTGNPILMGVWPWIQMGLVHAGLLAYSAGFLVGVYPVVIAGGALIWLSLLVFTVRIWPVLWPKPRNNGMAIQVHIQPGA; translated from the coding sequence ATGAAAGTCGAATTGCTGGTTTCGGAATGGTGCGCCTCCTGCCATCAGTCGGAAAAAATCTGGCGCGAGGTGGCCGAAGAAAAGGATATCGAATTCGCGGTGCTGGATATGGGCCAGCCCGAGGGGCGCGCCCTGGTGAGCCGGCTGCGCCTGAAGACCATCCCGGCGCTGGTGATCGACGGTGAATTGAAGGGCATCGGTGTGCAAACCTTTGCCGAAGCGCGTGCCTGGGTGGCTGGCGCATCCGCCAGGCAGAAGGCCGGCATGCAGCATGCCGGCCTCGCGCTGTCGCCGGATAACCGCCTGTTCATTCTGGGCGCCATGGTCTACCTGATGCTGGGCGGGCTGGGGCTGGTCATTAACGGTGCGCTGCTGTCCGGCCCGGCACGCCCGGTGGCGCTGCATCTCGTCACGGTGGGTTTCATGCTGATGCTGGTGTATGGCCTGGGCGCGCACATGCTGCCGCGGTTTACCGGCAACCCTATCCTGATGGGCGTGTGGCCGTGGATACAGATGGGTCTGGTGCATGCCGGGTTGCTGGCTTACAGCGCCGGTTTCCTGGTGGGGGTCTATCCTGTGGTCATCGCCGGCGGCGCGCTGATATGGCTGTCGCTGCTGGTGTTTACCGTGCGCATCTGGCCGGTGCTATGGCCCAAGCCGCGCAACAACGGCATGGCCATCCAGGTGCATATTCAACCGGGGGCGTAG
- a CDS encoding ribulose bisphosphate carboxylase small subunit: MMTNPGNRITQGQFSFLPDLTDQQITAQIKYALKKGWALSVEYTDDPHPRNTYWEMFGMPMFDLKDPAGILMEVNNCRKTFPDHYIRVMAFDSTRGVESPAMSYIVNRPKKEPGFGVVRQEGPGRTIHYTVHSYATDKAEGERY; the protein is encoded by the coding sequence ATGATGACCAATCCTGGCAATCGGATCACGCAAGGGCAGTTTTCATTCCTGCCCGATCTCACCGACCAACAGATCACTGCGCAAATCAAATACGCGTTGAAAAAAGGTTGGGCGCTGAGCGTCGAGTACACCGATGACCCGCATCCGCGCAACACCTATTGGGAAATGTTCGGCATGCCGATGTTTGATTTGAAAGATCCCGCCGGGATCCTGATGGAGGTCAACAACTGCCGCAAGACTTTCCCCGACCATTACATCCGCGTGATGGCTTTTGACTCCACACGCGGCGTGGAAAGCCCAGCCATGTCTTACATCGTCAATCGTCCGAAGAAAGAACCGGGCTTTGGTGTGGTACGGCAAGAAGGGCCCGGCCGCACCATCCACTACACCGTGCATTCCTATGCCACGGACAAAGCGGAAGGCGAGCGTTATTAA
- a CDS encoding ribulose-bisphosphate carboxylase large subunit translates to MTSETIKEGKDRYKAGVLPYKKMGYWEPDYQVKETDVVALFRITPQEGVDPEEAAAAVAGESSTATWTVVWTDRLTACELYRAKAYRVDPVPNTGAGTKTEAQFFAYIAYDLDLFEGGSIANLTASIIGNVFGFKAVKALRLEDMRIPVAYLKTFQGPATGIVVERERMDKFGRPLLGATTKPKLGLSGRNYGRVVYEGLKGGLDFMKDDENINSQAFMHWRDRFLYCMEAVNKASAATGEVKGHYLNVTAGTMEEMYERAEFAKELGSIIIMIDLVIGYTAIQSMAKWARRNDMILHLHRAGNSTYSRQKNHGMNFRVICKWMRMAGVDHIHAGTVVGKLEGDPLMIKGFYDTLRETHTPQNLETGLFFDQDWASLNKVMPVASGGIHAGQMHQLIHYLGEDVILQFGGGTIGHPQGIQAGAVANRVALEAMIMARNEGRDYLKEGPQILEAAAKWCSPLKAALDTWKDISFNYESTDTPDFVPSTTASV, encoded by the coding sequence ATGACATCTGAAACGATCAAAGAAGGTAAAGACCGCTACAAAGCTGGCGTACTGCCCTATAAGAAGATGGGCTATTGGGAGCCCGACTACCAAGTCAAAGAGACCGATGTGGTGGCATTGTTCCGTATTACGCCGCAAGAAGGCGTGGACCCGGAAGAAGCCGCTGCTGCCGTGGCTGGCGAATCCTCTACTGCAACCTGGACGGTGGTATGGACTGACCGTTTGACCGCATGCGAGCTGTATCGCGCCAAGGCTTACCGCGTGGACCCGGTGCCGAATACCGGTGCAGGCACCAAAACCGAGGCCCAGTTTTTTGCCTATATCGCTTATGACCTGGATTTGTTCGAGGGCGGCTCCATCGCTAACCTGACGGCGTCCATTATCGGTAACGTGTTTGGCTTCAAGGCCGTTAAAGCCTTGCGCCTGGAAGACATGCGCATCCCCGTGGCATACCTGAAGACCTTCCAGGGTCCGGCTACCGGCATCGTGGTTGAGCGTGAGCGTATGGACAAGTTTGGCCGCCCGCTGCTGGGCGCCACCACCAAACCCAAGCTGGGTCTGTCTGGCCGCAACTATGGACGCGTGGTGTACGAAGGGCTCAAAGGCGGTCTCGACTTCATGAAGGATGACGAGAACATCAACTCGCAGGCCTTCATGCACTGGCGCGATCGGTTCCTGTATTGCATGGAAGCGGTCAACAAGGCTTCCGCCGCAACCGGCGAAGTCAAGGGCCATTATCTCAACGTGACCGCAGGCACCATGGAAGAAATGTACGAGCGCGCTGAATTCGCCAAAGAGCTGGGTTCGATCATCATCATGATCGACCTGGTGATCGGCTATACCGCGATCCAGTCCATGGCCAAATGGGCACGCAGGAACGACATGATCCTGCACCTGCACCGCGCCGGTAACTCGACCTATTCGCGCCAGAAAAATCACGGCATGAACTTCCGCGTGATCTGCAAGTGGATGCGCATGGCGGGGGTGGACCACATCCACGCCGGTACCGTGGTCGGCAAGCTTGAAGGCGACCCGCTGATGATCAAGGGCTTTTACGACACGCTGCGCGAAACCCACACGCCGCAAAACCTGGAGACCGGTCTGTTCTTCGATCAGGACTGGGCCTCGCTCAACAAAGTCATGCCGGTGGCATCGGGCGGCATCCATGCCGGTCAGATGCACCAGTTGATTCACTACCTGGGCGAAGACGTGATCCTGCAATTCGGCGGCGGCACCATCGGCCATCCGCAAGGCATCCAGGCAGGCGCGGTGGCTAATCGCGTGGCCCTGGAAGCGATGATCATGGCGCGTAACGAAGGCCGCGATTATCTCAAGGAAGGCCCGCAGATTCTGGAGGCGGCTGCCAAGTGGTGTTCCCCGCTGAAAGCCGCACTGGATACCTGGAAGGACATCAGCTTCAACTACGAGTCCACCGATACCCCCGACTTTGTGCCGTCCACCACGGCCAGCGTTTAA
- a CDS encoding hemerythrin domain-containing protein — protein sequence MPKPAPGFDDPLGLLRACHERILGHCDTLERLVSHLRRHGADQDAQLAAARILRYFQVGAPLHHEDEERDLFPALRAHSGFPAFQRAVLENLVVQHRELDTLWVQLEAALQAISRGAPADLPVQPFVALTRAHIAVEEQEIFPLAERYLDAAALGVLGRVMQARRQI from the coding sequence ATGCCCAAACCAGCGCCAGGATTCGATGATCCGCTCGGCCTGCTGCGCGCCTGCCATGAACGCATCCTCGGCCATTGCGATACCCTGGAGCGGCTGGTGTCGCATCTGCGACGGCACGGTGCCGACCAGGATGCGCAGCTGGCAGCGGCGCGCATTCTGCGCTATTTCCAGGTCGGGGCACCGCTGCATCACGAAGATGAAGAGCGCGATCTGTTTCCGGCACTGCGCGCCCATTCGGGTTTTCCGGCCTTCCAGCGCGCAGTGCTGGAAAACCTGGTGGTCCAGCACCGCGAACTGGATACGCTATGGGTTCAGCTGGAGGCCGCCTTGCAAGCCATTTCCAGAGGCGCGCCAGCCGACCTCCCCGTGCAGCCATTCGTGGCGCTGACACGCGCGCATATCGCCGTGGAAGAGCAGGAAATCTTTCCGCTTGCCGAACGTTATCTGGATGCAGCGGCGCTGGGTGTTCTGGGCCGCGTCATGCAGGCGCGCCGGCAAATATAG
- the xth gene encoding exodeoxyribonuclease III, producing the protein MKIATWNVNSLKVRLPQLLDWLAVRQPDVVCLQETKLEDGKFPCTEIAAAGYQVVYAGQKTYNGVAILSRQPLLDVAAGMAGFDDLQQRVLAATVDGIRVICVYVPNGQSVDSDKYLYKLAWLQALTKLLGDELARYPKLVVLGDYNIAPDDRDVHDPAAWAGSVLVSEAERAAWRGLLALGLQDSFRLFEQPEQTFSWWDYRMAAFRRNRGLRIDHILLSDALASTCTACVVDKDIRRLERPSDHAPVVAELAR; encoded by the coding sequence ATGAAAATAGCCACCTGGAACGTCAACTCCCTCAAGGTTCGCCTGCCGCAATTGCTCGATTGGCTGGCCGTGCGCCAGCCCGATGTGGTGTGCCTGCAGGAAACCAAGCTGGAGGACGGCAAATTTCCGTGCACCGAAATCGCCGCCGCCGGGTATCAAGTCGTTTATGCAGGACAAAAAACCTACAATGGCGTAGCCATTCTCAGCAGGCAACCGCTGCTTGACGTGGCGGCGGGCATGGCTGGCTTTGATGACCTGCAACAACGCGTGCTCGCCGCCACGGTGGATGGCATTCGGGTGATCTGTGTCTATGTGCCCAACGGCCAGAGTGTGGATTCGGACAAATATCTGTACAAGCTGGCCTGGCTGCAGGCACTTACCAAGCTGCTCGGGGACGAGCTTGCGCGCTACCCGAAACTGGTCGTGCTGGGCGATTACAACATCGCTCCCGATGACCGCGACGTGCACGACCCGGCAGCGTGGGCGGGCTCGGTACTGGTATCCGAAGCGGAGCGGGCAGCGTGGCGCGGCTTGCTGGCACTGGGATTGCAAGACAGCTTTCGCCTGTTCGAACAGCCGGAACAGACCTTCAGCTGGTGGGATTACCGCATGGCCGCGTTCCGCCGCAACAGGGGGCTGCGCATTGACCACATCCTGCTCTCCGACGCCTTGGCATCCACCTGCACCGCGTGCGTTGTGGACAAGGACATACGCCGCCTGGAACGTCCCTCCGACCATGCGCCGGTAGTGGCGGAGCTGGCCAGATAG
- the cbbX gene encoding CbbX protein → MSDTNNPDSAQRSTVLADDAQVDLEAEFQASNVQEVLDKLDRELIGLKPVKTRIREIAALLLVDRLRKQFALTSETPTLHMNFTGNPGTGKTTVAMRMAEILHRLGYVREGHLISVTRDDLVGQYIGHTAPKTKEVIKKAMGGVLFIDEAYYLYKPENERDYGAESIEILLQVMENNRDDLVVILAGYKDRMDRFFSSNPGMRSRIAHHIDFPDYSAQELLAIAKLMLAAQNYRFSPAAEQAFSEYLKLRMKLEHFANARSVRNALDRARLRQANRLFACGKKTLTKIDLMTLEAEDILASRVFVDGQPDSEPGADTAVQK, encoded by the coding sequence ATGAGCGATACGAATAATCCTGACAGCGCGCAACGCTCTACCGTACTGGCAGATGATGCGCAGGTCGATCTTGAGGCCGAATTTCAGGCCTCAAATGTTCAAGAAGTGCTCGATAAGCTCGACCGCGAGCTGATCGGGTTGAAGCCGGTCAAGACGCGCATTCGCGAAATCGCGGCGCTGTTATTGGTGGACAGGCTGCGCAAGCAGTTTGCACTGACCTCCGAAACCCCCACCCTGCACATGAACTTCACCGGCAACCCCGGTACCGGCAAGACCACTGTGGCCATGCGTATGGCCGAGATTTTGCATCGCCTGGGCTATGTGCGCGAAGGCCATCTGATTTCCGTGACCCGCGATGACCTGGTCGGACAATACATCGGCCACACCGCGCCCAAAACCAAAGAAGTCATCAAAAAAGCCATGGGCGGCGTGTTGTTCATCGACGAAGCCTATTATCTCTACAAGCCGGAAAACGAGCGCGACTATGGCGCGGAATCCATCGAGATCTTGCTCCAGGTCATGGAAAACAACCGTGACGACCTGGTGGTGATTCTGGCCGGCTACAAAGACCGCATGGACAGGTTCTTCTCCAGCAATCCCGGCATGCGCTCGCGCATCGCGCACCATATCGACTTCCCCGATTACAGCGCGCAAGAATTGCTCGCCATCGCCAAACTCATGCTGGCGGCGCAGAACTATCGCTTCAGCCCAGCGGCGGAACAGGCTTTTTCCGAATACCTCAAGCTGCGCATGAAACTAGAGCACTTCGCCAATGCGCGTTCGGTACGCAATGCGCTTGACCGCGCACGGCTACGTCAAGCTAATCGCCTCTTCGCTTGCGGCAAGAAAACGCTCACCAAAATCGATCTGATGACCCTTGAGGCAGAAGATATTTTGGCCAGCCGGGTGTTTGTGGACGGCCAACCCGACAGCGAACCCGGTGCCGATACGGCGGTGCAAAAATAG
- a CDS encoding heme-copper oxidase family protein translates to MHKRNRWFVTIALVYGLLGGLVALVHLSAPGLIPGNVARMHGHIMLLGFILMMIYGVALHVLPRFSGNALHSERMANWQLYLANAGLPLMIAGWLTLLNWLVLLGGAIAYSAIVLFGVNMLFTVKPHGPWR, encoded by the coding sequence ATGCACAAGCGCAATCGCTGGTTTGTTACCATTGCTCTCGTTTACGGCCTGCTAGGGGGACTGGTCGCGCTTGTCCACTTGAGCGCCCCAGGCCTGATTCCCGGTAACGTGGCGCGCATGCACGGCCATATCATGCTGCTCGGCTTCATCCTGATGATGATCTATGGCGTGGCCTTGCACGTGCTGCCGCGCTTTTCCGGCAATGCGCTGCATTCCGAGCGCATGGCGAACTGGCAGCTCTATCTCGCCAACGCCGGATTGCCGCTCATGATAGCCGGTTGGCTGACCCTGCTCAATTGGCTGGTGCTGTTGGGCGGCGCGATCGCTTATTCCGCCATTGTACTGTTCGGCGTCAATATGCTGTTCACCGTCAAGCCCCATGGACCATGGAGATAA